The Terriglobia bacterium genome has a window encoding:
- a CDS encoding DNA-3-methyladenine glycosylase I has protein sequence MKSDGKRRCAWLGDDELMLEYHDREWGVPLHDDRQLFEFLILEGMQAGLSWRTILHKRENFRKTFQRFDPVKVACYGDREVARLLADPGVIRNRLKILAAIHNARRFLEVQGEFKTFDRYIWGFVGGRPIHNRFQKLSELPAWTDLSDVISADMKKRGFKFVGSTIIYAHMQATGMVNDHIVGCFRHDELCHLNDE, from the coding sequence ATGAAGAGCGACGGGAAGCGGCGCTGCGCCTGGCTGGGCGATGATGAGCTCATGTTGGAGTATCACGATCGCGAGTGGGGTGTGCCGCTGCACGACGACCGGCAGTTGTTCGAATTCCTGATTCTGGAAGGAATGCAGGCCGGGTTGAGCTGGAGGACGATCCTGCACAAACGGGAGAACTTCCGCAAAACCTTCCAAAGATTCGATCCGGTAAAGGTCGCTTGCTATGGCGATCGCGAGGTCGCACGGCTGCTGGCGGATCCTGGCGTCATCCGCAACCGGCTGAAGATTCTGGCTGCCATCCACAACGCGAGACGGTTCCTGGAAGTGCAGGGAGAATTCAAAACCTTCGATCGCTATATCTGGGGATTTGTCGGCGGCCGGCCGATTCACAACCGATTCCAGAAGCTCTCGGAATTGCCGGCATGGACGGACCTATCCGATGTCATCAGCGCCGACATGAAGAAACGCGGCTTCAAGTTTGTCGGCTCGACGATTATTTACGCGCACATGCAGGCTACCGGCATGGTGAATGACCACATCGTCGGGTGCTTCCGTCATGATGAGCTGTGTCATCTCAATGACGAGTAG
- a CDS encoding DUF5110 domain-containing protein, with protein MNHRRFLVIGSIFIGLQLSWAQSSQESGQGQTAPLPGQLGAGARQAQPRGRSITLGDVTNFEAKDNFFNIAAGSDQVRVIFYRDDIFRIRVGPDGTFTEAQPAPEDAQIVVYKGPAVPVPWRDAGEYYRLESRQCVLRVYKRPLKFALFDQDNSTVIWQETRPLTYGPSTVQTLRRGESENFYGGGMQNGYFSHRDTSVNIRLNTRGWGDGTTPNPAPFYMSTAGYGAFRNTMTPGRYDFLSPLSLSHDEPRFDCYYFYGPSLKKILDGYTLITGRPFFPPRWGLEFGDADCYNKKGKTPDVISKVADVYRANDMPGGWILPNDGYGCGYVELDTTIQELHKRGFYTGLWTEKGLDRVANEVGALGSRVMKLDVAWVGRGYQFALNGMRDAYEGIEKNADARGFVWTTCAWSGAQRYATIWSGDQSGNWEYIRFHIPTVLGAGLSGFNAATGDVDGIFGGSAQTQVRDLQWKCFTPVLMIISGWSKQTNLMKQPWIFGEPYTTANRKYLKLKMRLTPYIYTYTREAHDTGVPAVRAMVLEFPDDPVTWSKRTQYQLMSGEWLLVAPVYEDTIVRNDIYLPAGKWIDYWDGTEFNGPVVLNGYAAPLDKLPLFVKAGAIIPMYPEMLHDREKAKDPVTVDVYPSGKSSFNLYEDDGATQQYRNGAFARTLIEVEAPKFLDAAGAQVAVKVGAAKGQYKDMPVSRSYVVDVHVPTKPAGVKLGDRSLPGFETNAADRASRDKVRAEFNAAPEGWFFDAGDRRGVLHIKVKPQPLTAGFTVRVTMP; from the coding sequence ATGAATCATAGAAGATTTCTTGTGATCGGCTCGATTTTTATAGGTCTTCAATTGTCGTGGGCGCAGTCCTCCCAGGAGTCCGGGCAGGGACAGACGGCGCCGCTGCCGGGCCAGCTGGGCGCGGGCGCGCGCCAGGCGCAACCGCGCGGGAGAAGCATCACGCTCGGAGACGTCACGAACTTTGAAGCCAAGGACAACTTTTTCAATATCGCCGCCGGTTCGGACCAGGTCCGGGTAATCTTCTACCGCGACGACATTTTCAGGATCCGGGTGGGGCCGGACGGCACTTTTACCGAAGCGCAGCCGGCGCCGGAAGATGCGCAGATCGTCGTTTATAAAGGACCCGCGGTGCCGGTGCCGTGGAGGGATGCCGGCGAGTACTACAGGCTGGAGAGCAGGCAGTGCGTGCTGCGTGTTTATAAGAGGCCTTTGAAGTTCGCCCTCTTCGACCAAGACAATTCAACCGTCATCTGGCAGGAGACCCGCCCGCTGACCTATGGGCCTTCGACCGTCCAAACCCTGAGGCGCGGAGAAAGCGAGAACTTCTATGGCGGCGGCATGCAGAACGGTTACTTTTCCCACCGGGACACGTCCGTCAACATCCGGCTCAATACCCGCGGCTGGGGCGACGGCACGACCCCGAACCCGGCGCCTTTTTACATGAGCACGGCGGGCTACGGCGCTTTCCGCAACACCATGACGCCGGGCAGATATGATTTTCTCTCGCCCCTGAGCCTGTCACACGATGAGCCGCGGTTCGATTGCTACTATTTCTATGGACCGTCGCTCAAGAAAATTCTCGACGGTTACACGCTCATCACCGGCCGCCCGTTTTTCCCACCGCGCTGGGGGCTCGAGTTCGGTGACGCCGACTGTTACAACAAAAAGGGGAAGACGCCGGATGTCATCTCGAAGGTCGCGGACGTCTATCGCGCAAACGACATGCCGGGAGGCTGGATCCTGCCCAACGACGGTTACGGCTGCGGCTACGTCGAGCTCGACACCACGATCCAGGAGCTCCACAAGCGCGGGTTCTACACCGGGCTCTGGACTGAAAAGGGGCTTGATCGCGTCGCCAATGAAGTAGGCGCGCTCGGCTCGCGGGTCATGAAGCTCGACGTGGCGTGGGTCGGGCGTGGGTACCAGTTCGCCCTCAACGGCATGCGCGATGCTTATGAAGGCATCGAAAAGAACGCCGATGCACGCGGCTTCGTTTGGACAACCTGTGCCTGGTCAGGCGCTCAGCGCTATGCCACGATCTGGTCGGGCGACCAATCCGGCAACTGGGAATACATCCGCTTCCACATCCCTACCGTGCTCGGCGCGGGCCTGTCGGGATTCAACGCGGCGACGGGCGACGTGGACGGGATCTTCGGCGGCAGCGCGCAGACCCAGGTCCGTGACCTGCAGTGGAAGTGCTTTACCCCGGTCCTGATGATCATCAGCGGCTGGTCGAAGCAAACCAACCTCATGAAACAGCCCTGGATCTTCGGTGAGCCCTACACAACCGCCAACCGCAAATACCTGAAACTCAAGATGCGGCTCACGCCCTACATCTATACTTACACCCGCGAAGCCCATGATACCGGAGTGCCGGCCGTGCGTGCGATGGTCCTCGAGTTCCCTGACGATCCGGTGACCTGGTCAAAGCGGACACAATATCAGCTCATGAGCGGCGAATGGCTCCTGGTCGCGCCCGTCTATGAAGACACCATCGTCCGGAACGACATCTATCTGCCCGCGGGGAAATGGATTGATTATTGGGACGGCACCGAATTCAACGGTCCGGTCGTTCTGAACGGTTATGCCGCGCCTCTCGATAAGCTGCCGCTGTTTGTCAAGGCCGGGGCGATCATCCCCATGTATCCGGAGATGCTCCACGACCGCGAAAAAGCCAAAGATCCGGTGACGGTTGACGTCTATCCGTCCGGAAAGTCGAGTTTCAATCTCTACGAGGATGACGGCGCGACGCAGCAATATCGCAACGGAGCGTTTGCCCGAACGCTGATCGAGGTGGAGGCACCGAAATTTCTCGATGCCGCCGGCGCACAGGTCGCCGTCAAAGTGGGAGCTGCCAAGGGCCAATACAAGGACATGCCGGTGAGCCGCTCCTATGTTGTCGACGTCCACGTCCCGACAAAACCTGCGGGCGTGAAGCTCGGAGACAGGTCCCTCCCGGGTTTTGAAACCAATGCGGCGGACAGGGCATCCCGTGACAAGGTCAGAGCAGAATTTAACGCCGCCCCCGAAGGCTGGTTCTTCGACGCCGGAGACCGCCGCGGCGTGCTGCATATCAAAGTAAAGCCGCAACCCCTGACCGCCGGCTTTACGGTACGGGTCACGATGCCGTAA
- a CDS encoding peptidase, with product MSTRRNGLALVLILALSLAATSSLFAQAAISPPKFGQYTAGDDYFLGNYTQLVEYWGKLAKESDRMKVVEIGKTSEGRTMIMAIITSPANLKKLDRYKDISQRLARAEGLTDDEARKLAAEGKSVVWIDGGLHATECVPAQHLFVFAYQMVSQSDPETMRILNDDILLLVPVNPDGMELVSNWYMREADPKRRSTGGLPVLYSKYAGHDDNRDSFMVNLSETEAISRQMYIEWIPQIMYNQHQSGPAGSVLFCAPFRDPFNYNHDPLVPIGIDLVGAAMHNRFIAEGKPGAVMRKAASYSTWFNGGVRTATGFHNQIGILTEIIGNPTPSNIPFVPSRFVPDGNQPFPIMPQEWHQRQSIDYLLTADRAILDIASKLREDFLYRIYVMGRNSIQRGSQDSWTITPKRLTALQEAVARDQGAQQGAQPAAGGRGGRGAGPGGAAGGGGAAPSFGRGGTDIKYLNAVLHDPARRDPRGYIVPSDQPDFLTATKFMNILIKTGVVIHRATSSFQVAGKTYPAGSYVIKTAQAFRPHLLDMFEPQDHPDDIPYPGGPPTRPYDITGWTLAFQMGVQFDRILEGFDGPFEKIPALIKAPAFKLTAGGTAAGYLLSHQVNDAFVGTTRLLKTGEEVYWLKSPFSANGKTYPVGTIYIPARTTTRAAIEKLAADIGLGFEATSTAPAADALKLKPLRVGLYDTYGGSMPSGWIRYMFEQGFPDTPYELVFAPALDAGNLISKYDVIILPDGAGMSGGGGRGGGGGGGGRGGAANVPPEYQNRIGSMTVATTLPQLRKFVEDGGTLVAIGSASNIGHQLNLPVSDALAEKLPNGTEQGLPAAKYFVPGSVLQVSVDNTNPIAYGLSEKVDVFFDNSPVFRLDPDAVLKGVRPLAWFSSATPLRSGWAWGQFYLEGGVAALEAPMGKGRVVLIGPEITFRAQPHGAFKFLFNSMYLAGATPVKLGAAAAGR from the coding sequence ATGAGCACGAGAAGGAATGGACTGGCGCTGGTCTTGATACTGGCTTTGTCACTGGCGGCTACGAGCAGCCTCTTCGCCCAGGCCGCGATTTCGCCGCCCAAATTCGGCCAATACACCGCCGGCGATGATTATTTTCTAGGAAACTATACCCAGCTTGTCGAGTACTGGGGCAAGCTCGCGAAGGAATCCGACCGGATGAAAGTGGTCGAGATCGGCAAGACTTCCGAGGGCAGGACCATGATCATGGCGATCATTACCTCGCCGGCAAACCTTAAAAAGCTCGACCGCTACAAGGATATCTCCCAGCGGCTGGCGCGGGCCGAAGGACTGACCGACGATGAAGCCCGGAAGTTGGCTGCCGAGGGCAAGTCCGTAGTCTGGATCGACGGCGGTCTTCATGCGACCGAGTGCGTCCCCGCGCAGCATCTGTTCGTGTTTGCCTACCAGATGGTCAGCCAGTCGGATCCGGAGACCATGCGGATCCTGAACGACGACATCCTGTTGCTTGTACCGGTCAATCCGGATGGCATGGAACTTGTCTCGAACTGGTACATGCGGGAAGCGGATCCGAAGCGGCGCTCCACGGGTGGGCTCCCCGTCCTCTACAGCAAGTATGCCGGCCACGACGACAACCGCGACTCGTTCATGGTGAATCTCTCGGAGACCGAGGCCATCTCGCGCCAGATGTACATCGAGTGGATTCCGCAGATAATGTACAACCAGCACCAGAGCGGCCCGGCCGGATCGGTCTTGTTTTGCGCTCCGTTCCGTGATCCCTTCAACTACAACCACGATCCATTGGTCCCGATCGGCATCGACCTCGTGGGCGCCGCGATGCACAACCGATTCATCGCCGAAGGGAAGCCCGGCGCCGTGATGCGCAAGGCTGCTTCCTACTCGACCTGGTTCAACGGCGGCGTGCGCACAGCCACCGGATTCCACAACCAGATCGGCATTCTGACGGAGATCATCGGCAACCCGACGCCCTCGAACATTCCCTTCGTGCCCTCGCGCTTCGTTCCCGACGGCAACCAACCTTTCCCGATCATGCCTCAGGAGTGGCACCAGCGCCAGTCGATTGACTACCTGCTCACCGCAGACCGCGCGATCCTTGACATCGCCTCGAAGCTGCGCGAGGACTTCCTCTACCGGATTTACGTCATGGGGAGGAACTCGATCCAGCGCGGCAGCCAGGATTCCTGGACAATCACCCCGAAGCGCCTGACTGCGCTCCAGGAGGCGGTTGCCAGGGATCAAGGGGCGCAGCAGGGCGCGCAGCCGGCGGCGGGAGGCAGAGGCGGCCGGGGCGCAGGCCCGGGCGGAGCAGCAGGCGGGGGAGGCGCGGCCCCGAGCTTCGGCCGGGGCGGCACCGACATCAAGTACCTGAACGCGGTATTGCATGATCCGGCCCGGAGAGATCCCAGGGGCTACATCGTGCCCTCCGACCAGCCCGATTTCCTGACCGCGACGAAGTTCATGAACATCCTCATCAAAACAGGGGTCGTGATCCACCGGGCGACGAGTTCGTTTCAGGTTGCCGGGAAAACCTACCCGGCGGGTTCCTATGTCATCAAGACCGCCCAGGCTTTCCGCCCGCACCTGCTCGACATGTTCGAACCCCAGGATCATCCCGACGATATTCCCTATCCCGGCGGGCCGCCCACGCGGCCTTACGATATCACCGGCTGGACTCTCGCCTTCCAGATGGGAGTGCAATTTGACCGCATTCTCGAAGGCTTTGACGGGCCCTTTGAGAAAATCCCGGCCTTGATCAAGGCCCCTGCCTTCAAATTGACGGCGGGAGGAACTGCAGCAGGCTACCTGTTGAGCCACCAGGTTAACGACGCGTTCGTGGGCACGACCCGTCTGCTGAAGACCGGGGAAGAGGTGTATTGGCTGAAATCGCCCTTCTCTGCAAACGGCAAGACATATCCAGTCGGCACTATCTATATTCCGGCCAGGACCACGACGCGCGCCGCTATAGAGAAGCTGGCCGCCGACATCGGCCTGGGCTTCGAGGCAACTTCGACCGCGCCCGCTGCGGACGCGCTGAAGTTGAAGCCGCTGCGCGTCGGCTTGTATGACACCTACGGCGGGTCGATGCCTTCCGGCTGGATCCGGTACATGTTCGAGCAGGGATTTCCTGATACTCCTTACGAGCTGGTTTTCGCCCCGGCCCTCGATGCCGGAAATCTCATCAGCAAGTACGATGTCATCATCCTGCCCGATGGGGCAGGGATGAGTGGGGGCGGAGGCCGGGGAGGCGGAGGCGGTGGCGGAGGCCGCGGCGGCGCTGCCAATGTCCCGCCTGAATACCAAAATCGCATCGGCTCGATGACCGTCGCCACTACGTTGCCGCAGTTGCGGAAGTTCGTGGAAGACGGAGGGACGCTGGTTGCCATCGGCTCTGCGAGCAATATCGGACATCAGCTAAACCTGCCGGTCTCGGACGCGCTCGCGGAGAAACTCCCGAACGGCACGGAGCAAGGGCTCCCGGCGGCGAAGTACTTCGTGCCCGGATCCGTCCTCCAGGTCAGCGTCGACAACACTAATCCCATCGCCTACGGCTTGTCCGAGAAGGTGGATGTCTTCTTTGACAACAGCCCCGTGTTCCGTCTCGATCCCGACGCAGTGCTGAAAGGCGTCCGCCCGCTGGCTTGGTTCTCCAGCGCGACGCCTCTGAGGAGCGGCTGGGCCTGGGGGCAGTTCTACCTCGAAGGCGGCGTTGCTGCGCTCGAAGCGCCCATGGGCAAGGGCAGGGTTGTGTTGATTGGGCCCGAGATCACGTTCCGCGCGCAGCCGCACGGCGCTTTCAAGTTCCTCTTCAACAGCATGTACCTCGCAGGCGCGACACCGGTGAAGCTGGGAGCCGCCGCAGCGGGCCGATAA
- a CDS encoding DUF4965 domain-containing protein, translated as MKESFLTCILFIFACIGSAQVQTSAPFRPPAVPLVAHDPYFSIWSPYNLLTEGPTTHWTGTAQSMSGMVSIDGRPFQIMGAAGRGNPVMKQTEMEVLPTRTIYQFDAEGVHITLTFMTPALPDDLEILSRPVTYLIWNVRSTDSRNHKVSLYFHCAVQLAVNMPDQQVVWSRAKVGDLDVLRAGSREQPVLAKSGDNLRIDWGYLYVAGARQEVSSSAITSDRAARTEFMKSSSLPGSDDLDMPRAAGDRTPVLAFTFNLGEVGANPVSRHLMVAYDDLYSIEYFNRRLRPYWRRNGMDAAALLQAAHQDYAGLTERCRKLDAQLAADLRQAGGEEYARIASLAYRQTVAAHKLVADIDGTPLLFSKENFSNGCIDTVDVTYPSSPFFLVFNPQLLKGQLIPILEYASLPRWRFPFAPHDLGTYPLANGQVYGGREQSEDNQMPVEESGNMLLMITALAKKDGNANFAIKYWPVLAKWATYLREKGLDPENQLCTDDFAGHLAHNTNLSLKAILALGGYATLCDMAGRKDEAVAFRKTAEDMAARWQQMASDGDHYRLTFDRADTWSQKYNLVWDRLLGLNLFPAEVARREISYYKTRLNKFGLPLDLRKDYTKLDWELWTATLADNPMDFAALVGPIYRWVIESPDRVPLTDWYATSDGKKQGFQARSVVGGIFIKLLAEKTR; from the coding sequence ATGAAGGAATCGTTTCTCACTTGTATCCTCTTTATCTTCGCCTGCATTGGTAGCGCTCAGGTCCAGACATCGGCGCCCTTCCGGCCGCCCGCGGTTCCGCTGGTCGCTCACGACCCGTATTTCAGCATATGGTCCCCTTACAACCTGTTGACCGAAGGCCCAACCACACACTGGACGGGAACCGCGCAGTCGATGTCGGGCATGGTCAGCATCGACGGCAGGCCGTTTCAGATCATGGGCGCCGCAGGCCGTGGTAATCCGGTGATGAAGCAGACGGAGATGGAGGTGCTGCCGACACGCACGATTTACCAGTTCGACGCCGAAGGGGTCCACATCACCCTGACGTTCATGACGCCGGCACTTCCCGATGACCTGGAGATTCTTTCACGCCCGGTCACTTACCTGATCTGGAATGTGCGCTCAACCGACAGCCGCAATCACAAAGTGTCGCTGTATTTCCACTGCGCGGTTCAGCTCGCCGTCAACATGCCCGACCAGCAGGTGGTCTGGTCGCGTGCCAAGGTGGGCGATCTCGACGTGCTTCGAGCGGGGTCCCGCGAACAACCGGTGCTCGCCAAATCCGGCGACAATCTCCGCATCGACTGGGGCTACCTCTATGTGGCGGGTGCGCGGCAGGAGGTCAGCAGTTCGGCGATCACGAGCGACCGCGCCGCACGCACCGAGTTTATGAAGAGCAGTTCCCTTCCCGGCTCCGACGACCTCGACATGCCCCGGGCCGCCGGTGACCGGACGCCGGTGCTGGCATTTACCTTCAATCTGGGAGAAGTCGGAGCGAACCCGGTATCACGCCACCTGATGGTGGCCTATGACGATCTCTACTCCATCGAGTATTTCAACCGCAGGCTCCGCCCCTACTGGCGCAGGAACGGGATGGACGCGGCGGCCTTGCTGCAAGCGGCGCACCAGGACTATGCCGGCTTGACGGAACGCTGCCGGAAACTCGACGCGCAGCTTGCCGCCGATCTGCGCCAGGCAGGAGGCGAGGAGTACGCCCGCATCGCATCCCTGGCCTACCGGCAAACCGTAGCCGCCCACAAGCTGGTCGCCGATATCGACGGCACGCCGCTGCTTTTTTCCAAGGAGAATTTCAGCAACGGCTGCATCGATACCGTGGATGTCACCTATCCATCCTCGCCGTTCTTCCTTGTGTTTAACCCACAGTTGTTGAAGGGGCAGCTCATACCGATCCTCGAGTACGCGAGCCTTCCTCGCTGGCGCTTCCCCTTCGCGCCCCATGACCTCGGCACTTACCCACTCGCCAATGGCCAGGTGTACGGGGGACGGGAGCAGAGCGAGGACAATCAAATGCCGGTCGAAGAGAGCGGCAACATGCTCTTGATGATCACTGCCCTTGCGAAAAAAGATGGCAATGCGAACTTCGCGATCAAGTATTGGCCCGTGCTTGCCAAGTGGGCCACCTATCTGCGCGAGAAAGGCCTCGACCCGGAAAATCAGCTCTGCACCGACGATTTTGCAGGACATCTTGCCCACAACACCAATCTATCGTTGAAGGCCATTCTTGCCCTCGGAGGTTACGCCACGCTTTGCGATATGGCCGGGCGCAAGGATGAGGCGGTCGCGTTTCGCAAGACCGCTGAGGACATGGCTGCCAGGTGGCAGCAGATGGCAAGCGACGGAGATCACTACCGGCTCACGTTCGACAGGGCCGACACCTGGAGCCAGAAATACAATCTGGTATGGGACCGGCTGTTAGGGCTGAATCTGTTTCCGGCTGAGGTCGCCCGCCGGGAGATTTCCTATTACAAGACCAGACTGAACAAGTTCGGTTTGCCGCTCGACCTGCGCAAGGATTACACCAAGCTGGATTGGGAACTCTGGACCGCTACGCTCGCGGACAACCCGATGGACTTCGCTGCCCTTGTCGGTCCCATCTACCGCTGGGTGATCGAGTCTCCCGATCGGGTTCCTCTGACCGATTGGTATGCAACCTCGGACGGCAAGAAACAGGGATTTCAGGCGCGCTCCGTCGTCGGAGGCATCTTCATCAAACTTCTCGCCGAGAAAACCAGATAA
- a CDS encoding metal-dependent hydrolase, with the protein MLTLRYHGHDCWEFDDGSHRVLIDPFLSGNPLADVKADAFTKLDAIIVTHGHGDHIGDAVAITKCSGALIVSNYEIVNYLGNLGCQGHPLHIGGGHQFPFGHVKLTIAHHGSTGPNGEALGNPAGVVLTMGGKKVYHAGDTGLFLDMQLIGDAWGPLDAALLPIGDNFTMGIDDAVRATAFLKARINIPMHYGTFDVIKADPQEFVRKVEAAGRRAALVKPGSEYRID; encoded by the coding sequence ATGTTGACGTTGCGCTATCACGGGCATGATTGCTGGGAGTTCGACGATGGGAGCCATCGCGTGCTGATCGACCCGTTCTTGAGCGGCAATCCGCTTGCCGACGTAAAGGCCGATGCCTTCACAAAACTGGACGCCATCATCGTGACTCACGGTCACGGGGATCACATCGGGGACGCTGTGGCGATCACCAAGTGCAGCGGAGCGCTGATCGTGTCGAATTACGAGATTGTCAACTACCTCGGAAACCTGGGCTGCCAGGGACACCCACTTCATATCGGAGGCGGCCACCAGTTCCCGTTCGGGCATGTCAAACTGACGATCGCGCACCACGGCTCTACCGGTCCCAACGGCGAAGCGCTCGGCAACCCGGCCGGCGTGGTGCTGACCATGGGGGGGAAGAAGGTCTATCACGCGGGAGACACGGGGCTCTTCCTGGACATGCAGCTGATCGGGGATGCGTGGGGTCCGCTCGACGCCGCTCTTCTGCCCATCGGCGACAACTTTACGATGGGCATTGACGACGCCGTGCGCGCCACCGCCTTTCTCAAGGCCAGGATTAACATACCGATGCACTACGGCACCTTCGATGTAATCAAGGCCGACCCGCAGGAGTTTGTACGCAAGGTCGAGGCCGCCGGCCGCAGGGCCGCCCTGGTCAAACCCGGCAGCGAATACAGGATCGACTGA
- a CDS encoding S9 family peptidase yields the protein MKDRRPSARIAGILIAIALLAAVTFGLAQDRLRGMPGYDQYTKMQPLIGAAIVSGDVSVTWTNDGKAFTYTHAGKAYQFDLATMKATETGDAPAPAAGGGAGRGGRGAPPAGQGQQTQGQTPPARGGGMQQAQSEMPLTPVEGCPSMAAARGRQAFCVVSPDGKLKAFYRNRNMWVANFDGTGEKAVTTDGSEKERIKYGTGSWVYGEELGQTTAIWWAPDSKKVGFYRFDESQVKDFYLQMNQTAVQDTMDVEAYPKPGAPNPIADILVYDTAAGQVTKIDVRNGRPFTDDSIGHYAYNVRWSPDGTELFMNRTNRRQQIMEFIACNPSTGSCRVIVREEWPTGWTENTPTMQYLKDNRRFIWASERYGWRNYYLYDLSGKLLATLTNHTGFEAGNIVKVDEAANVMFYLARDGDNPMKMQLHRVGLDGRGDVRLTDPQFNHSIGNCNQGAGRGRGGGAPGGPGGGGGGCGISADNNFVVDVYQTHDQPPATQLLDAGGKILAQVAKPDLSKFDQLGLKKAEMFTYNAADGKTTLYGMISFPSNFDPGKKYPTLVPVYGGPDSGSNVPSENFVRPNATAEYGFLIVNLSSRAAPGMGKRTLDSIYLKLGVTEMDDMAEGIKALWSRPYFDKTRVGIYGTSYGGYTAALEILRHPDVFTAASASSPPTSWYNYDSIYTERYMWIPQENKQGYEAGNAMNFAKDLRGRLLLYYGTADNNVHPTNSMQLIRALQQAGKSFEVQVGPDQGHSGVNTQHMMEFFIENLVMHPELLMAPQK from the coding sequence ATGAAAGATCGTAGACCCAGCGCCCGCATCGCAGGCATCCTCATCGCCATCGCCCTACTCGCCGCCGTCACCTTCGGCCTGGCGCAGGATCGACTTCGCGGCATGCCCGGGTACGACCAGTACACCAAAATGCAGCCCCTTATCGGCGCAGCCATCGTGTCGGGTGACGTTAGTGTGACCTGGACGAACGACGGCAAAGCGTTCACCTACACGCACGCCGGCAAGGCATACCAGTTTGATCTCGCAACCATGAAGGCTACGGAAACGGGAGATGCTCCGGCGCCGGCGGCAGGCGGCGGAGCCGGGCGGGGCGGAAGGGGCGCGCCGCCGGCAGGGCAGGGTCAGCAAACCCAAGGCCAGACACCGCCGGCACGCGGCGGCGGCATGCAGCAGGCGCAGTCGGAGATGCCATTGACTCCAGTCGAGGGATGTCCCTCGATGGCGGCGGCGCGCGGTCGCCAGGCTTTCTGCGTGGTCTCGCCGGACGGCAAGCTAAAGGCATTCTACCGCAACCGCAACATGTGGGTCGCCAATTTCGACGGCACCGGGGAGAAGGCAGTGACCACCGATGGCAGCGAAAAGGAACGCATCAAGTACGGCACCGGAAGCTGGGTATACGGCGAGGAGTTGGGACAGACGACGGCCATCTGGTGGGCTCCCGACAGCAAGAAGGTGGGATTCTATCGGTTCGATGAAAGCCAGGTGAAGGACTTCTACCTGCAGATGAACCAGACGGCCGTGCAGGACACGATGGACGTCGAGGCCTATCCGAAACCGGGCGCACCCAATCCGATTGCCGACATCCTGGTCTACGATACCGCGGCCGGCCAGGTCACCAAAATCGACGTCCGCAACGGCAGGCCTTTCACGGATGACTCGATCGGCCACTACGCATATAACGTGCGTTGGTCTCCCGACGGCACCGAGCTGTTCATGAACCGCACCAACCGGCGGCAGCAGATCATGGAGTTCATCGCCTGCAATCCGTCCACCGGCTCCTGCCGGGTGATCGTGCGCGAGGAGTGGCCGACGGGATGGACCGAGAACACACCGACCATGCAGTACTTAAAGGATAACCGCCGCTTCATCTGGGCTTCGGAACGCTACGGCTGGCGCAACTATTACCTGTACGATCTCAGCGGCAAACTGCTGGCGACTCTGACTAACCACACCGGTTTCGAGGCCGGCAATATCGTCAAGGTCGACGAGGCGGCCAACGTCATGTTCTACCTGGCGCGCGACGGCGACAACCCTATGAAGATGCAGCTCCACCGCGTCGGCCTCGACGGCAGGGGCGACGTCCGGTTGACAGATCCCCAGTTTAACCACAGCATCGGCAACTGCAACCAGGGCGCAGGACGAGGCCGCGGCGGCGGCGCACCGGGCGGGCCCGGAGGAGGAGGCGGCGGCTGCGGCATCTCCGCGGACAACAATTTTGTCGTCGACGTCTACCAGACCCACGATCAGCCCCCGGCGACGCAGCTGCTCGACGCCGGCGGGAAGATTCTGGCGCAGGTGGCCAAGCCCGACCTGTCCAAGTTCGACCAGCTGGGCCTCAAGAAGGCGGAGATGTTCACCTACAACGCGGCCGACGGCAAGACGACGCTGTACGGGATGATCTCGTTCCCGTCCAACTTCGATCCGGGCAAGAAATATCCGACGCTCGTGCCGGTGTACGGCGGCCCGGACTCGGGCAGCAATGTACCGAGCGAAAACTTCGTCAGGCCGAACGCGACGGCGGAGTATGGATTCCTGATTGTCAACCTGTCGTCGCGCGCCGCGCCGGGGATGGGCAAACGGACGCTGGATTCCATCTACCTGAAACTGGGCGTCACCGAGATGGACGACATGGCCGAGGGCATTAAGGCGCTCTGGAGCCGGCCGTACTTCGATAAGACGCGCGTCGGCATCTACGGCACGTCCTATGGCGGCTACACCGCGGCCTTGGAGATCCTGCGGCACCCGGACGTTTTCACGGCCGCCTCGGCTTCATCGCCACCCACGTCATGGTACAACTATGACTCGATCTATACCGAGCGGTACATGTGGATCCCGCAGGAGAACAAGCAGGGCTACGAGGCGGGCAACGCCATGAATTTCGCGAAGGACCTGCGGGGACGGCTGCTGCTCTATTACGGAACGGCAGACAACAACGTGCACCCGACTAACTCGATGCAGCTCATCCGCGCCCTGCAGCAGGCCGGAAAGAGCTTCGAAGTGCAAGTGGGTCCGGACCAAGGTCACAGCGGCGTGAACACCCAGCACATGATGGAGTTCTTCATCGAGAACCTCGTCATGCATCCGGAACTGCTGATGGCGCCGCAGAAGTAG